A region of the Gammaproteobacteria bacterium genome:
GGGTGGGGGTGGGGCGGGTCGGTGTGGGGGGGGGGTTGAGGGCAATCAGGAATAGTTAATATTGAACTTGATCCTTTTTTCTTTTCCAAAAATGTCCTTATTTAGGATCTAAAAACCCAGCATGCTTGAGTCTCTTGCAAAACTATTTGGCAGTCCACTTGGTCACCGCATGCTGTGACTTTAAATGATGTTTAGCACTGCATGTTGATGGTAAGTGTAAAGCTGGTTGTTTATTGCGCAGTTTTGCAAGAGTCTCACTCTTCATTATATTTTAATTGTAATTCGAAAGTTGATAAATCAATGTCATCCAACAGGCTGATGTTATCAATATCATCTGAATATGGTTGATGGTTAGCCACTTCCTTTAAGAGTGTCTTGAAATTTTTAAGTGTGGTTTCAGATGGCTTATTTCTACGTTGTGAAAAATTGCTAATATTTTTTCTCATTGGGTCTGAAACTGGCACTCCCTTGAACTTGGCAACTGCCATTAGCAGCTTATGACATGTCATTTGTTTGCCCGCCAAAGTATAGATTATTTTGTCTATGGTTATTATCATGTACCACGCCTTATTCAGCTGAAATTTAAAGTGGCACGTTTTTACGAACGCAAAACAAGTGCCGCCTTAAATTGTCCGTTGGAGCTAACTGTGTACGCCCAGCATGGGCATGAACTAATGAAGATCACCGTCGAACACCGTGTTGTTAGTAGACGATAACGTCTAGCAAATGGCAAGGGTTAGCGCTTCTATAGCACAAATCCATCAACTCAGACTTTCATGCTAAAAGCGCTTAAGCCAGCACTCTTCTGACCTACCCTTTCCCGTGCAACACTGGGCTGACGCGCAATAAAAAGGCCCGCAAGATTAGCATCTTGCAGGCCTTCTAATGCGACTGTAAAAAATCTAATCGCTGCGTTCAGTCACTTCCAACAGGTGGTAGCCAAACTGGGTCTTAACCGGCCCTTGTACTTCGCCAATCGGCGCGCTAAAAACCACTTGATCAAACTCGGGCACCATCATGCCTGGGCCAAATTCACCCAGGTTTCCGCCATCACGACCGGAGGGGCAACCGGAGTGTTGTTTAGCCAGGTCGGCGAAATCTGCACCCGCTACTATCTGTGTTTTTAAATCGTTACACTG
Encoded here:
- a CDS encoding peptidylprolyl isomerase; protein product: MAKASARHILVNGEEQCNDLKTQIVAGADFADLAKQHSGCPSGRDGGNLGEFGPGMMVPEFDQVVFSAPIGEVQGPVKTQFGYHLLEVTERSD